In Bacillus sp. S3, the sequence GAAGGTATTGAACACAAAACTTTGGCTTAAACTAGGAATTATTTTTACTATGTTATTTACAACAGTTATTGGAATGACAGCACCCACGGCTTCCGCACAAGCAAACTCACAAATTGAATATGAAATCTACCCTGTACCACATCATGTCACCTATCATGAAGGGGCATTAAAATTAGACAAACCGCTTCAAGTCATATACGACGACACCATTGATTCCGTAACAAAGAAAAAAGTAGAAAACACGTTGAAACAAAATGGCTACCCGGCTCCGAACGTTGGAACCCAGCCTTCAGAAGACAAAATTAATATTTTAATAGGCACGAAAGGCTCGAACGGCCCGGTGGATACCTATGCTGCTGCGAACGTAAACAGCGAAGGTATGGATTTTTCAAAAATTGATGCCTATCAATTAGACATTCAAAAAAATACCATCACGATTTTAGGAAAAGATACCGATGCCAGCTTCTATGGTGTCGTATCGTTAAATGCGATCCTGGCACAAGTTCCTGACAAAGAAGTCCGGCATTTAACGATTAATGACTATGCCAATACAAAAATCCGAGGATTTATTGAAGGCTACTACGGTATACCTTGGAGCAATGAGGACCGGATGTCACTGATGCGCTTTGCCGGTCAATTTAAAGCAACTTCCTATGTATTTGCACCAAAAGACGACCCGTATCACCGTGAAAAGTGGGCTGAACTCTATCCGCCTGAGAAACTAGCAGAAATCAAAGAAATGGCGCAAGTCGGGAATGAGAATAAAACTCGCTTCGTTTGGACGATTTCGCCACTAGCCGAAGTAGCGCGAATCTCGCAAACCGGCGGTGACCCGATGCTGAAACTTCAAGAAAACACCGATAAAATGCTGGCCAAATTCGACCAATTATACGATGTTGGCGTGCGGCAGTTCGGTGTGTTAGGCGATGATGTCGGCAGCCTGCCGCGTAATTATGTGGTCGCCCTGATGCATTCGGTATCGGAATGGGCAAAAGAAAAAGGCGATGTCTATGATATCTTGTACTGTCCGGCGAGCTACAATTCCAGCTGGGCGTGGAATCCAAACGAATTAAACGACTATGAAAAAGGCTTCGATAAAAATATTCAAATTTTCTGGACGGGTTCGACTACTTGTGCACCGATTGTCCAGTCGACCATTGATACGTTTAAAACCAGAAGCAATGGCGGCGTGGAAAGAAGGGATCCATTATTCTGGCTAAACTGGCCAGTGAATGATGTCGATATGTCACGCGTATTCTTAGGAAAAGGAGAAATGCTCCAGCCTGGCATCAAGAATCTAGCCGGTGCCGTAACAAACCCGATGCAGGAAGCAGAAGCATCAAAGATTTCTATTTTCGCTGTGGCCGATTATGCGTGGAACACGGAAACGTTCAATGCGCAAAAAAGCTGGGAAGACAGCTTTAACTACATCGAGTCAGATGCAGCGGCAGAGCTTCATACTTTAGCGAAACATATGTCCGATGCTGATCCGAACGGTCTTAAATTGTCCGAAAGTGAAGAGATTAAAAGTTTATTAGATTCCGTCACTGCGAAGGTGAATAACGGGGAATCATTAAAAAATGCTGCACCGGAAGCAATTGCAGAACTGCAAAAAATTGCCGATGCCGCAGATGGATTTTTAGCAAAAACAAAAAATGAAAAGTTAAAAGAAGAATTGGCACCATTTGTAAAAGCGTTACGAGACATGGTCCTAGCGGATATTGAGTTTATTCAAACAGACTTGGCCATTGAAGCGGGCAATAAAGCAGAAACATGGGATCATTTTGCCAAAGCAACAGCTTTACGCCAGCAAAGCTTAAACTATGACCGTCCGCTCTTAAACGGCACAATGAAAACAAAGCCAGCAAAAAAACGGCTCCAGCCATTTACTACGAACCTAGAGAGCAAAATTTCACCAAAGGTGGCAGCGCTGCTAGACCTTGAGAAACCAGTGACAAAGGCAAGCATTTTTACAAATGACGATGCTTATAAAAACGTATCATTAAATGAAGAGAAATCTGTGACCTCGATTACCGATGCAGGTAAGATTACGCTCAAAAAAGGTGAATATTTCGGGGTAAAATTAAGCCGGGTTAAAGATGTGACCGAGATTGTGGCGCCTTCTGTCAAGGGTTTAACATTGGAGTCCTCCTTAAACGGTATTAAGTGGAAAAAGGTAGAAAGTGACACTGGCCCAGCGGATGCCAGATATGTAAGGCTTTTGAACAAACAGGCAAAGCCGGTTGAATTTACGTTAGACAGTTTCAAAGTGACTTCGTTTGAAGTTGAAGCAAAATCTGTGAAAGAAACGAATTACACCAGCATGGAGAATCCGCTGGGACTGTTTGATGGCGACCTCACTACACCAGGCTGGTTAAAAAACAGTCAAATAAGCGGGAAATATATGACGTTTGATTTGGGTCAAGAAATCACGCTGAACAGTCTAAAAGCAGTGATTACAGAAGGAGAACATGACTTTCCAAGACATGCCATTCTTGAGGCCTCTTTAGATGGAATCGAGTGGACGACCGTGATGACTTTCGGGAACCAGGACGGTGCCAACGAGGGCGAAGCGGCGAATGAAGACCGAAGCGATGCGATTTTCGATCAATATGAAGCACCTTATCGTTCAAAAGAAGTCCGTGATTTAGATCAAAAAGCCAAGTATTTGCGCTTTAAGTTAACAAGAACAAAGGTTGGCTCAGATAAGTGGGTTCGCATGCAGGAAATCGTCATCAACGATGGCAAGTACTACCCTGAAAGCAATGATCCTACGATTACCACGAATGCCGCCGTTAAAATAGGCTTTGTGAAGGATCATCTCATTGATGGTAAACTAAATACGAAGTTCATGCCAGCAGGAACTGAAGCTGGGGAAATTCTCTATCATGTCGGGGAAGCAGGAGCAAGTGTAACGGGGATTACCATTTTAGAAGACCCAACTCACTTATCCGGCAGCAAGGTTTCCGTCAGAACGGTTACTGGCTGGAGACATCTCGGAACCATCGAATCGGGCTATCAATCCTTTGATACCACACAATTACCGGAGATTTTGGATATAAAAATTGAATGGCCAGAAGGCAAAACACCAACGATTTCTGAAATCAAAATTGACAAACAGTAAGTTGATACAATCAGAACAAAAGACGCCGGAGCCGGATTCAGACAACTAATACCAAGTGATCCATAGGTTCATTTCTTAAAAATTCCTTGGTTACCTAAACAATAGGCTCTGTTAAAGTTTATTGTTGATTTTTAACCACTGTTGATTGGAGCGGAAGCCGCGAGACTCCTGCGGGAGTAGCGGAAATCAACAGCGACGTTTAACAGAGCCAAACAATAAATAAAGAGAGTGCTGTTTCGTACAAGCACTCTCTCTTTTCTGCCTTTACAAATCTCGTAAAAGATTGGTTTCGTTTTATCCTTATAGTTATGATTACGCATGTAAAATTTATCGTAATCTACCTTCCATTAGACACTTGGTTTCTTTTCGCTAGAGATATGAGCAAGGCATGCTTTTGTTTTTCTACCGACAACTAGCTTTTTCCCATCAGTAAATCCTTCTTCCCGTCCCTCCAGCTCCTTTATGAGCTGTTCTCTCCAAAAATGCAAGCGATCTGCACATTCAGCTTTGGCTGAAAGGTTGACCAATTCCTGCGGGTCCTGCTCCAATTGAAACAGCTGTTCTTCTCCTGTCTGAGAGTACCAGATATACTTTTCCTTCCCATTTGTCAGGTAGTGATGAGAGCTTTCCCCCAATGTATGTTCACCGTGAATATATTCACGCCACTCCACTTCCGGCTGCTGCTCCCGGCAAAGGGGTAATACACTCCTGCCTTCCACACTGTCTGGAATCTCCACCTTTGCAGCATCTAATAAGGTCGGCATAATATCCCTTAGCTCCACTACACGATCCACCTTCTGGTTATTCTGAAGCTTTAAGAGATTGCCAGGATCCGAGAGAATAAAGGGAACTTTGGCACTTCCTTCATAAGCTAAGGATTTACGAAATAAATGATGATCTCCCAGCAATTCCCCGTGATCCGAACAAAAGAGAATAACCGTATTATTGAGCACACCATGCTCCTCCATCGCCATTAAAAACCGGCCAATCTGATAATCGATATGGGTGATTAAAGCATAGTAGGCAGCTTGTGCCCGCTTTAATCGATTCTTCGGCACAATTCCTTTCGAGGTAACCGGATTGTATCCCTGTTTCCCCGGATCCTCTGTTTCTGCCCAATCGCCTATCGGTGAATCCGGAAGGTCTAGATCCTTATACATATCAAAAAAAGCCTGCGGCGGATCAAACGGCGGGTGCGGTCTGACAAAGGACATCTTTAAGAAGAAAGGCTTGGACGGATCCCGTCTTCTTAAGAAGTCGATTGACTGTGTGACGACCCAATTCGTAGGATGCATCGATTCAGGCAAATGCCACGGTCTTGCTACCGTAGAGGCATTGCAATCCAATCCTAAGTCATTCAAATCAGCCTGTGCTCCCGCCTGCTGCTTCAGCCATGGAAGGTAATCATCACCGCTGTAATTATAGGACTCTATTTCAAGATTATGATGTTTAAAACGGTTATAGTGCAGGTAGCCATCATGCAAGACTACATGATGAAAACCGAGTAAATTTCTTGCCGGATAGACATGCATTTTTCCAATCGCTTGTGTATGGTACCCTGCTTTCGTAAACTCTCCTGCCAACGTATGTTCATAATTCCACGGCACTTTATCCTGATAGCCGACACGGCCTGTTCCCGTTTGCGACATTCCGGTTAATACCGATGCCCGCGCCGGAACACAGGAGGGTGTAGCTGTATAAGCCTGCTGAAAAAGAACCCCGTTGCGTGCCAGTTGATCAAGATTGGGCGTATCAACGACAGGATGATCCAGCACACTTAAACAATCCCCACGCATTTGATCAACCATCAATAATAGGATATTCGGTTTCATCAAGTTGTACCAACCTTCCTAATTTTCCAGCATCATGACTGGCTGCTGACTGTTGCCTTTTGATATCCTTACGGATGGTGTATAACAATGAATCACCACATCCGCCGGCGTCACACCGTCTTCATCAAAAATGACCAGTTCATTCTCTTCAGCAAGCAGGGATGCCGGGATTTTATAGTCCTCCTGCGGCCCAATATTCCAATACCTTCCTAAACAATGGCCATTCACCCAGAAGCACCCTTTACTCATGTGGTTAAACCGGACTTTCACTACAGAGCCATTCACTGGATCCCAAGAAAAACGGCTGCGGTACCAGCGTGGTGCAGTGGATTCCTTTGGAGGATCAATCTGTTTGTACCAATCCTTCTGTTCCTCAATCTGGGCAAAGGATTTCATTTTCCAATCAAGAATTTGTTCCTTCTCGTTAAATAAATAAAGGTCAAACCGGCGAATACTCGAAACATGTTGAACATCTAAATCCAACACATTTTCCCCCTGTGTAAGCACATCACTAAGATCCGCAACTCCATAGACCGCACTGCCTCTCGACCAGCCTGTCTGGCTGTCCATCAACATCTTGACTGGTTTCCCATTTACCCTAACAAGAGAAACTCCCTCCCCGACGAGAATCGCCCGGTCATACCCATGGTTTTGGAAAGATCGTAAAAAACCAATGCGACCGCCAATGGACGGAATCTGCGATAAATGATGGTGCCGGCCACAACCTTCCACCTGCCAGCCTCCGAGCAACGAGAGATGCTTTCCGTTTTGAGCAGGTGCATCACTTATGCCTTTTGGCTCGCCAAGCGCTTGAGTGAAGTTGAAACGCCCCATATTTTGAACAAGACAGGTTAACTTATTCTTCCCTGCCTTAACGGCAGTCTCGATGGCTGCAGCCCCTATCTTACTAAGCTTACCGACATAGGTATCATTACAAAAGACCATCACAGGATCTTCAATCCGCGGAAAGACCATCGTTGTGTTTTTCGTCTCTAGGGCCGTAAACTCACTCTCATACCCTAAATAGCCGCTAAATTGCCCAAAGCTGCTAAAATCAAGCGGCTTCTCAGCCATTTTCACACCATCGGCTAAAAAACACAGAGGCTCATCAGCACATTCCCAATGTAACGGAGAAAGGGGAGCACCCTGTTCCAATTCAGTTACGCTTTCTTCCAATGAACGTCTTGATACAATATCAAGGAAATAGGTGGAACCGTCCTCAAAGGAAAGCTGAACTGACTGCGGCTGGTTTCCATGGTAGAAGGTAAACAGCAGAAGATCATCCTCAATCCATTCATAACGATTTGGCAGCGGACAATGGACGCCGGCTTTTTGATCAAGCTGTAATAATAAAGTAGAACATTGGCCCTCCTCGTGATAAATAACCGCTTTCGTTGACTCAAAGCCTGTCGTCTGGCCCGTAAGCGCTTTGATGGTAAAGCCATCCCTCACGAGTACATTTTGCACAATCGGTAAAATCGCATTCGCTTCAACCGTAAACGAAATCCTCTCATTCTGATGAAATAGATGGGATTTAACCCGTTCATTTCGTTTATTTTCGATAAAGAGGACCTCACCGAAGGGACTGACAATCCGCTGGGATGTCAAGTGACCTGGAAGCTTCACATTCGTACTCGCTTGTTCCGCATTTGTAAATAGCGGTTCTAACCAGTTAATCAAGGCATGCACTCGCTTTAACACTTCAAATTTCCTCGTTGGCTGCAGATATTCATTTATCGCAACATCATAATCATATGAGGTAGTTGTAAAGGTCTGTTCACCAAACGTCCGGCCGCCCCAATGATCAAAATTGGTTCCACCAAAATACATATAATAATTGATCGCCGAATATCCATTGCTTAAGAGCTGATAGCACTCACGTTCAAGCTGCTCTGGTGTCTTTTGATCCGCCCTGTTTCCGCCCCATTGTTCAAACCAGCCAATCCAAAACTCCATAACCCCTTTCGGCTGATTTTCATAACGCTCATCCAGCGTTTCGGCCGCCTGCTTTGCATTGGACCAGAAATTAAGGAATTCCACCGCTCCCTCCACGCCTCCGTAGCATGTTACAAAAGGAACCTCAATACCTCGTGCTGTCATTCCGTCCCGTAAATATTCCATATACACTTTATCCGGTTTGCCATATGCTTGAAATTCATTTTCAATTTGAACCATGATAACGGTTCCTTTTTTTGTCAGTTGGTATTCATCAATGATGGAAATGACCTGATCAAAATAATGATCGACATACTGTAAAAATAGTCGATCACGTGAACGGTATTGAATATCCGCTTTCGTAGAGAGCCACCAAGGCAGTCCGCCAAAATCCCATTCCGCACAAATATAAGGTCCCGGCCGTGCAATCACATACAATCCTTTGTCAGCGCATAATTGCAGAAAATAGGCTAAATCCTTATCACCAGTGAAATCCCACTCGCCTTCCTTCATTTCATGAAAATTCCATGGAATGTAGGTTTCAATTGTATTACATCCTCCGGCCTTCGCCTTCTCTAACACTTCCTCCCACTCTGCTCTAGGCAGGCGGAAATAGTGAATCGCTGCTGATAGAATAAAGACTCGTTCATTATTAATCTTCCAACTTTTCTTATCATACGTTATCATGATTTCCCTCCAAAATTATAATGCTTTAAAAAATCTTGGTAACAGTTTATAGCTTAGCAGCAAGCAAAACCTCCTCCAGCATGTTAATTTGTCTGCTTCATAAACCATTGAACAAATTTTATCGCCGTTTCTTCCTTTCTCGTATTGGATAGGATGGCCATCACCTTATTGTCCGAATTGAATCCGGCTTGGCGGAGGAGCGCATGTTCGGTTAAATCAATTGCGTTTTTACTGCTTTTTTTGTCATGGTTAATTTTATTTATAAAATCCAAATCTTTAAATGCCCCTTGTTGTGACAAGACTAGAAAGTCACTTTTATCAAGAACAAGTATATCAATGTCTTTTGCTGCAATTTGGGCAAGCAATTTTTGATATAAATCCATATTATCCCGTGTGGTTAGATTTCCATTCATTCGCCAAAAATTTAACTTAATTTCAGACTTCGAATCGGGCTTTACTATCTGGGAATTAGCTTTCTTCTGAAGGGCCTGCTGTTGCTTATCTTCTATTGTATTACCAACAAACGTAACATTTAATGCTGAGGGCTTTTCATGCTTGTCAAAAAAAGCAAAAGGAACCAATGCAGCCATTATTAATATTCCAATTAGAATGTGAGTTTTATAATGATACCAAATGTTGTCAAGTTCTTTTATTCGTTGTCGTATATTCATTTTCCTCACCTTTTTATAAAGCTTTGTTAAACGAGGCTGTTGATCTCCGCTACAGTTGTTCAAAATCAACAAAAAACTTTAACAGAGCCTTTTATAAAAAAACAATCCTCCGAAAATTCCCAGAGGATCGTATTTTCTTACTTATTATCTAAGCCATTCTCCTTCAATCTTACTTTCATCTAATAGTTTGTTAACATCAGTAATGACTTCTTTTCCGCCTTTGGACATAAACTCATCTACAAATTTATCCCACTCAGAAATTGGTCTTTGACCTGCAATCATCTTAGTTAATTCATTCGCAGCATACTGGTTTAAAGCAGCCATCTTGTCGTTATAAACATCTGAGTGAATACGTCCAACAGGGCTGATATAATAATTAGATTTTGAAAGCATATCATACATTACACTATTAAATTCTTTTGATTCAGGTGCCTTGGATTGTTTTGCATAATCCTCCATGACTTTTTCACCGATAGCAAATCCACCAAGTTTCTCGTTAAACAGTGCCAATGGAGCATATTTACTATAGTCTGCCGACTTTTCCGGCTGCCCATCAACGATCGTATATCCTTTGCCTTCGCCGCCCATTGTCCAATCAAAATATTCATTATCTGGCTTTTGGTCACTTGCAGGTACATACTTGGCCATATAGTCCATCATTCCTAAAATCTTTTCAACCTTCTTCGAATCATTTTTTAATTTTGAACTTAACATCCAAATTCGATAATAACCACTACCGTATACATACCCAGATTTGCCATCAGGCTGCTCGAAGGCAGGAATAGCTGTAATTTTTGCCTCAGGTGCGTTCTTTCTTAAGGTAGACAAGTCAAGGTTATTAGGTTGTGCACCTTTTTGGGTTCCTGGCTGCTCGTACCAAATTCCTACTTTACCGGCATTAAAATCTTTAAAGACTTCATTATATTCTTTAACAGGCCAGTCTTTATCTAGCGCACCTGCTTTAAACAATTCACTTAGAGCAGTAATTTTTTCTTTGCTTCCTTCAGAAATTTGCCCTGGAATTAGTTGGCCATCCTTATTTTTATGATACCAGCTATTGCCCCAATATGCACCGAATGCAGGGTCATAGACAATTCCTTTAGCAAGTCCTAAACCAATCGTGTCATCTTTGCCATTGCCGTCTGGATCCTCTTTTGCAAATGCAATGGCGACTTTCTCTAACTCCTCATAGTTTGTAGGCATTTCTAAACCTAATTTATCAAGCCAATCCTGACGAATGATAGGTTTCTTTCCGCCAGAAGCCGGGAAGAAAAGAGGAATTCCATATATTTTCCCATCTAAACTTACCGCATCCCAAACAGACTGTGGAATATCTTTAAAGTTTTCATACTTCTTTACATAATCATTTAATGGTAAAAATGCACCTTGTTTTGCCCACTTAATATAATTTGTATCTGCGCCTTCTGTCCCGATTACATCTGGGATATCACCGGAGGCCATTTTCACTGTCAGTTTATCATCATAAAGGTCAAACGGGATGTACTGTGGTTTAAAGTCAATATTAAACTTTTTATTTAAAGCTTTAGCCGCTTCATTACCTGGTTCTGGAACTGGATTTTCCCACGTACCATCAAACCAAGTGATGGCCATTTTTTCATTTTTCTTGGTATTTGAGGAAGTTTTTTCACTATCTGGAGAACAAGCTGCAAGTGAACTCGCCAATAAAACAGACGATAATGTAATGGACATAAAACGTTTCATCTAATTTTTCCCCCTTGATATGATACTTAATTACTACTAATAAGCTACATAAACGCTACTCTTTCACCGATCCTAGCATCACTCCTTTCGCAAAGTGTTTTTGTAAGAATGGGTAGACGATCAGAATAGGAACGGTAGCAATGAGGATTGCTGCCATTCCAACCGTTTCAGCTGGCGGAGGATTATCCATTCCTGCTTGCATCCCGACATCTAGTAAATTGCCTTTGTTTAGAATGACCATCTGTCTTAGAACAACCTGAACGGTCCATTTTGCTGGATCACTCAAATAAAGTAATGCTGTGAAATAAGAGTTCCAAATTCCAACGGCGTAAAACAAGCCAAAGGCTGCTAATGCTGGCTTTGATAATGGGAGAATGATTTTCGCAAAAATTTGCAAATCATTTGCTCCATCAATGATGGCAGCCTCTGTCAGGTCTACTGGCAAAGCCATGAAAAACTGCCTCATGACAATTAAATTAAACGAGCTTATGGCACCTGGAATAATTAAAGCCCAAAGAGAATCCATTAACCCTGTTGCCTGAACAATCATATAGGTTGGGATCATTCCCGCACCAAATACAAATGTAAATAATACAAGAAATACATAAATTTTTTGACCAAGTATGTTTCTTGATAAGGAATAAGCCATCATCGCCGTCAACATTAAACTAACTAATGTACCTACTATAGTTACATAAACGGTAACTCCAAGTGACCGGATGAATTCTTTAGAGCCTAAAATATACTCGTATGCATCTAACACCCATGTTTTCGGAAATAGCAGCAAATCCGATTTTACAAATTCTTCGTACGTTGCAAACGATACAACAAACATATAATAAAACGGAAACAACATGGTCAGTGCAATCAGCGCAAGAAGAATGATATTGGTCGTATCTACTATTTTTTCTGATGCTGTTCTACTCTTTAGCACGTATAGCCACTCCTTTCTTAATAGACTCCCCCGTCCCCGAAGCGTTTCGCTAACCGGTTGGCCGCAACGATTAAGATCAGTCCAATAACAGACTTAAACAACCCAACCGCAGTTGCGAAACTAAAATCAGAGTTTTGAATCCCTTTCAGGTAGACAAACGTGTCAAGTACGTTTCCAACATCCATGGTGAAAGGAGTTAACATTAAGTAAATTTGTTCAAAACCTACGTCCAAAACACTGCCTAGTCTTAGAATTAATAGAATAATAATCGTACTTTTTAGGGCAGGTAATGTAATATGCCATATCTGTTGCCAACGATTGGCACCATCAACAGCAGCAGCCTCATATAAGCTAGGGCTAATCCCAGATAACGCCGCAAGAAAAATAATGGTTCCCCATCCAGATTCCTTCCAAATAACTTCTAGAACCACTAACGGCATAAACCAATGCGGGTCTTGTAAAAAAGGAACTGAGTCCATCCCAAAAACACTTCCAAGTAATTTGTTCACAATTCCATCTGATTTTAGTAAAATCGTGACAATCCCGATAACAACCACCCATGATAAGAAATGGGGAACATAAACGATGGATTGGATCACTCGTTTATATAAGCTTGATCTCACTTCATTCAGCATGATTGCTAGAATAATAGAGATTGGGAAAGCAAAGACGATTTGCAGAAAAGACAGGTATAAGGTATTCCACAATACTCGAATGACTTCTTGATCCTCAAAAATCGTTTTAAAGTGTTTCAATCCCACCCATTCACTATGAAGAAAACCTTGAAATGCGCTATAATCTTGAAAAGCAATGATATTTCCAGCCATCGGGATATACCGATAGATAATAAAATAAAGGAGTCCCGGCAGTAACAAAAGATAGAGGTATCGCTCTTTCCACAATCTTTTTATCATACTCTTATTGGGTGTGATGTTTACATCTACTTGTCCCTTTAGATTTCCCGTTATTTCTGTTGTTCCTTGTAAATTTTCCATCTCATTATCACATCCTTCTATGGGCTATTCTTGCTTAAGTACTTGATCCAAAATCGCCTTTATTATTTAAAGCAGGGGTTGAATTTCTCTGAAATAATGCATTGAATCTTACCTGTCTTTTGACAGGACCTTCTCCCTCTCTTCCTTCCACACGTTGAAATACCTTCAAAGATACCCACATGGACAAGCAGGAGAACAGCCCTACACTAAAGAAGGGAATCATTCCAGGTACAGTAAAAAATAATATATACAGCACATAATACCCAATGATCAGCAGCAGGGTATGAAATGGGAATGATAAGCCCAGTAATAATGCAATACTAATATATCGAGTGAATGTACCTTCAAAATGGACAAAAACAGGAAAGAGATATAGTAGAATAATCAGAAACAAAATACCTAGCATGAAAACAAAGAGTAATAGAAACCAATACATAAATCCATGAGAGAAACGGATTAGGGAAAAGTTTAAGTAAATCAGAAAGCCAGCAGTGGTCAAAATTAGCCCTAATGCATTTGCCTTCCAAAACTCCTTCCGAAATGCAGTCCAATACAAACGGACATATGACTGGTTATCTTCATTCCCCATGATCCATTTACGCGTTACCGTGTAGAGACCAACAGTTGCGGGCATAACCCCCAGCACAATGCCTCCGCAAAATGTTAACCCTATCCAAAGCAATTGGAACTGTGCAATTCTCATGACTTTCTCAGCCAGTTGATAGAATCCCCCTATAAATCCTCTATTTCCCATTTAGTATTCTCCCTTTCTAGATGTCACTCATAACCTTTGTTCTGCTTGGTTTTTGTTTACCTGTCGA encodes:
- a CDS encoding carbohydrate ABC transporter permease, which encodes MLKSRTASEKIVDTTNIILLALIALTMLFPFYYMFVVSFATYEEFVKSDLLLFPKTWVLDAYEYILGSKEFIRSLGVTVYVTIVGTLVSLMLTAMMAYSLSRNILGQKIYVFLVLFTFVFGAGMIPTYMIVQATGLMDSLWALIIPGAISSFNLIVMRQFFMALPVDLTEAAIIDGANDLQIFAKIILPLSKPALAAFGLFYAVGIWNSYFTALLYLSDPAKWTVQVVLRQMVILNKGNLLDVGMQAGMDNPPPAETVGMAAILIATVPILIVYPFLQKHFAKGVMLGSVKE
- a CDS encoding ABC transporter permease is translated as MENLQGTTEITGNLKGQVDVNITPNKSMIKRLWKERYLYLLLLPGLLYFIIYRYIPMAGNIIAFQDYSAFQGFLHSEWVGLKHFKTIFEDQEVIRVLWNTLYLSFLQIVFAFPISIILAIMLNEVRSSLYKRVIQSIVYVPHFLSWVVVIGIVTILLKSDGIVNKLLGSVFGMDSVPFLQDPHWFMPLVVLEVIWKESGWGTIIFLAALSGISPSLYEAAAVDGANRWQQIWHITLPALKSTIIILLILRLGSVLDVGFEQIYLMLTPFTMDVGNVLDTFVYLKGIQNSDFSFATAVGLFKSVIGLILIVAANRLAKRFGDGGVY
- a CDS encoding YesL family protein; the encoded protein is MGNRGFIGGFYQLAEKVMRIAQFQLLWIGLTFCGGIVLGVMPATVGLYTVTRKWIMGNEDNQSYVRLYWTAFRKEFWKANALGLILTTAGFLIYLNFSLIRFSHGFMYWFLLLFVFMLGILFLIILLYLFPVFVHFEGTFTRYISIALLLGLSFPFHTLLLIIGYYVLYILFFTVPGMIPFFSVGLFSCLSMWVSLKVFQRVEGREGEGPVKRQVRFNALFQRNSTPALNNKGDFGSST